A genome region from Portunus trituberculatus isolate SZX2019 chromosome 18, ASM1759143v1, whole genome shotgun sequence includes the following:
- the LOC123505714 gene encoding ionotropic receptor 21a-like translates to MALDGIGWVGVGLAATPDARWHETLASIPVQVSSVSASTQTSRPATPLTQGAWRASAVTRQGLGMSAGTEVRPQRAKRSSGTHNSTRLVREMQQQEALMHAVLEPRRVVGSSGQHMQPVQQQQQQQQQQQQAGGRAVVMKAVDGADGYSEATESLSGMLMALVRQELRECELVIAYDGGYSDPAILRHLLLLDNVRQVLEVREAEDLLRAVWASPGCRGYLLLLHDPLPLLAFADMHRDVWDYDGKYVVVGGSLPHLLQLTKTDKGRKTQHLVGAVQSEAAGEWRVYMNQQYWAKGLLPVTTWLRHSFTSDVGLFPDKLSDLRGALLRVVTFVWEPSIMYRRAADGSLLERYGVDIDAIGLLAHTLNFTVRYEEPPPGELWGRQLEDGSWDGIMGFLDRDEADIGVANMFLSYWRIQVVEFTAPYDLEASCFLARAEPPLPRWQALAFPFQWDTWVAILLGLVVSGPLLHLLAALGSSWGEWRSAGDTARLAPSWLYTFGLHLREAQVRLPRQPGTQVLVAFLWVYTMIVTIAYSTNLTAFLLVKKLPASIETLEQLSQSSLKVAGVGELFMTELQEASDPNVKSLAKKFEEQSSKQEAYQKVLAGEAMFVENRGYVEFVAKIKYSRGGESRMRVMKECFAPNNIVMAVQRRSPLKAKVDQVIDWIREGGFIPHSFSTSLRKASTSKEYINWSSEDEGEERQGEKEEEQDKGKSDGLIPLNLDHLQGAFILS, encoded by the exons ATGGCACTAGATGGGATTGGTTGGGTGGGCGTGGGATTGGCCGCTACCCCTGATGCAAGATGGCACGAAACACTTGCTTCAATACCAGTACAAGTCTCGTCGGTGTCTGCATCGACACAGACCTCGCGTCCCGCCACACCACTGACACAGGGCGCGTGGCGGGCCAGCGCCGTGACGCGACAGGGACTCGGGATGTCAGCTGGTACGGAGGTGAGACCGCAACGAGCTAAGCGGTCGTCAGGTACACATAATTCAACAAGACTTGTCAGGGAGATGCAGCAACAAGAGGCTTTGATGCACGCTGTTCTGGAGCCCAGGCGAGTGGTTGGGAGTAGCGGACAACACATGCAGCctgtacagcagcagcagcagcagcagcagcaacagcagcaggcaggagggagggCGGTGGTTATGAAGGCAGTGGATGGAGCGGACGGGTACAGCGAGGCCACTGAGTCCCTAAGCGGGATGCTGATGGCGTTAGTGAGGCAGGAGCTGCGGGAGTGTGAGCTGGTAATAGCTTACGACGGAGGCTACAGCGACCCCGCCATCCTGcgtcacctgctgctgctggacaACGTGCGTCAG GTGCTGGAGGTGAGAGAAGCGGAGGACCTGCTGAGGGCGGTGTGGGCGTCGCCAGGCTGCCGAGGGTACCTACTGCTGCTCCACGACCCGCTGCCGCTGCTTGCCTTCGCCGACATGCACCGCGATGTCTGGGACTACGACGGCAA GtacgtggtggtgggagggtcgTTGCCTCACCTGCTGCAACTCACCAAGACGGACAAAGGCAGGAAGACGCAGCATCTGGTGGGCGCCGTGCAG AGTGAGGCGGCGGGAGAGTGGCGGGTGTACATGAACCAGCAGTACTGGGCCAAGGGGCTGCTGCCCGTCACCACCTGGCTGCGACACTCCTTCACCTCAGACGTGGGCCTGTTCCCCGACAAGCTGTCTGACCTGCGTGGCGCCTTGCTCAGG GTGGTGACGTTCGTGTGGGAGCCGAGCATCATGTACCGGCGCGCGGCTGACGGGTCCCTGCTGGAGCGGTACGGCGTGGACATAGACGCCATTGGTCTGCTCGCTCACACATTGAACTTCACGGTCCGCTATGAGGAGCCGCCGCCAG GGGAGTTGTGGGGGCGGCAGTTGGAGGACGGTTCTTGGGACGGCATTATGGGTTTTCTGGACCGGGACGAGGCGGACATCGGCGTGGCCAATATGTTCTTGTCCTACTGGCGCATACAGGTGGTGGAATTCACGGCGCCTTACGACCTGGAG GCGTCGTGCTTCCTCGCCCGAGCAGAACCGCCCCTACCACGCTGGCAGGCCCTGGCTTTCCCCTTCCAGTGGGACACGTGGGTCGCCATACTCCTGGGCCTGGTGGTGTCCGGTcctctgcttcacctcctcgCCGCCCTGGGCAGCTCATG GGGCGAATGGCGGAGTGCGGGCGATACTGCACGGCTGGCGCCCAGCTGGTTGTATACCTTCGGTTTGCATCTTCGCGAGGCACAGGTGCGCCTCCCTCGGCAACCCGGCACGCAGGTTCTGGTAGCGTTCCTGTGGGTATACACCATGATCGTCACCATCGCCTACAGCACCAACCTGACGGCTTTCCTGCTGGTGAAGAAGCTGCCTGCCTCCATCGAGACCCTAGAACAGCTGTCACAGTCCAGCCTGAAGGTGGCCGGGGTCGGGGAGCTGTTCATGACGGAGCTACAGGAGGCCAGTGACCCCAATGTCAAG TCACTGGCGAAGAAATTTGAGGAGCAATCGTCGAAGCAGGAGGCGTACCAGAAAGTGCTGGCTGGAGAGGCAATGTTCGTGGAGAACCGAGGCTACGTGGAGTTCGTGGCTAAGATCAAATACTCGAGGGGAGGCGAGTCCCGCATGAGGgtgatgaag GAGTGCTTCGCCCCAAACAACATCGTGATGGCGGTGCAGCGACGCTCGCCCCTGAAGGCTAAAGTGGATCAGGTGATCGACTGGATACGAGAGGGCGGCTtcatccctcactccttcaGCACCTCCCTCAGGAAAGCCTCCACCAGCAAG GAATACATCAACTGGAGCTctgaggatgaaggagaagagcgtcagggagagaaggaggaggaacaagataaaggaaagagcgATGGCCTCATTCCCCTCAACCTGGACCACCTGCAAGGAGCTTTCATCCTCTCTTAG
- the LOC123505799 gene encoding uncharacterized protein LOC123505799 isoform X3, with the protein MRGCWAVPGNTKSGRQFIEGAGLTREVEVWAEGRGVDTPGYKRPIKGRRCHSAGSGRRGPRSADMKTLVVILAVVAACKAAPQFAQPPQALLEFGVDDHGCTVAATGVVCPWGPVQFLGEAKGVDKPWFPPPTQRPFQQHHSVQQHHQTAFTGLVGPSGVIGPSGLVGPSGPVAFGR; encoded by the exons ATGCGGGGCTGCTGGGCTGTGCCAGGAAATACAAAGAGTGGCAGACAGTTTATCGAGGGAGCAGGTCTTACCAGGGAAGTGGAAGTGTGGGCTGAAGGCCGCGGCGTGGACACCCCTGGGTATAAGAGGCCGATAAAGGGCAGGAGGTGCCATTCTGCGGGCAGCGGGCGACGTGGACCGAGATCAGCAGACATGAAGACACTG GTGGTGAtcctggcggtggtggcggcgtgcaAGGCGGCACCGCAGTTCGCGCAACCACCCCAAGCGCTGCTTGAGTTCGGCGTGGACGACCATGGCTGCACCGTGGCGGCCACCGGTGTGGTGTGTCCATGGGGACCCGTCCAGTTCCTCGGGGAGGCGAAGGGCGTAGACAAGCCGTGGTTCCCCCCGCCAACACAGAGGCCATTCCAGCAGCACCACTCTgtgcagcagcaccaccagacaGCCTTCACCGGATTGGTAGGACCTTCCGGGGTGATCGGGCCCTCCGGCTTGGTGGGTCCCTCCGGACCTGTCGCTTTTGGTCGCTAA